A window of Triplophysa dalaica isolate WHDGS20190420 chromosome 7, ASM1584641v1, whole genome shotgun sequence contains these coding sequences:
- the LOC130426795 gene encoding butyrophilin subfamily 2 member A1-like isoform X2, translating to MKFICVILIIITGITQSAVGSVPVITVDGFDGSGGLRLQCESKGWNPEPDLVWLNSEGVTLTSESPDTHRDDTDGFSVKHKITVYNTDTKYHCRVRMNHHMMEAEIIPSKLQNEDQRIQREKQREKQRIEIEDQRIQNERETLTQREKRTVESVTSLLRNSSVNVTLDADSAHPRLIVSDDGKQVRYEDKQHEGVKNEDTGHNNKFDTRYCVVGNEGFSSGCFYYEVQVKGADWWCVGVTRESAQRKTLFSLNPQDGYWTVCLRYGQYYAGEKLVGLSLSVNPERIGVFVDYEKGRVSFYDMKSMCHIYSFTDQSFTKELYPVLSLGYESYNSTGPLIICSDLS from the exons ATGAAGTTCATCTGTGTGATTTTAATCATTATTACTGGAATTACACAATCAG CTGTAGGCAGTGTTCCAGTCATCACTGTAGATGGGTTTGATGGTTCTGGTGGTCTTCGTCTACAGTGTGAATCTAAAGGCTGGAACCCTGAACCTGATCTTGTGTGGCTGAACAGTGAAGGAGTCACTTTAACATCTGAAtctccagacacacacagagatgacACAGATGGATTCAGTGTGAAACACAAGATCACTGTATATAACACTGACACTAAATATCACTGCAGAGTCAGAATGAATCATCACATGATGGAGGCTGAGATCATCCCATCCA AACTACAGAATGAAGACCAGAGAAtccagagagagaaacagagagagaaacagagaataGAGATTGAAGACCAGAGAATACAGAATG AGCGTGAGACACttacacagagagagaagaggacTGTAGAAAGTG tgACTTCACTGTTAAGAAACTCTTCAG TGAATGTGACTCTGGATGCTGATTCAGCTCATCCTCGTCTCATTGTGTCTGATGATGGGAAACAAGTGAGATATGAAGACAAACAACATGAAGGAGTGAAGAATGAAGATACAGGACACAATAACAAGTTTGATACACGTTACTGTGTTGTTGGAAATGAAGGATTCTCTTCAGGGTGTTTTTATTATGAGGTTCAGGTGAAGGGGGCAGATTGGTGGTGTGTGGGTGTAACCAGAGAATCTGCTCAGAGGAAGACACTGTTTAGTCTGAATCCTCAGGATGGATACTGGACTGTGTGTTTGAGATATGGACAGTATTATGCTGGTGAGAAACTTGTAGGTCTTTCTCTGAGTGTGAATCCTGAGAGGATCGGGGTGTTTGTGGATTATGAGAAGGGTCGAGTCTCATTTTATGATATGAAGTCCATGTGTCATATTTACTCTTTTACTGATCAATCTTTCACTAAGGAACTATATCCTGTTTTATCTTTGGGTTATGAATCATATAACAGCACTGGTCCACTCATCATCTGTAGTGATCTCTCATGA
- the LOC130426795 gene encoding butyrophilin subfamily 2 member A1-like isoform X1, translating into MKFICVILIIITGITQSAVGSVPVITVDGFDGSGGLRLQCESKGWNPEPDLVWLNSEGVTLTSESPDTHRDDTDGFSVKHKITVYNTDTKYHCRVRMNHHMMEAEIIPSSKMFHSWRSSVILISVAVVLSVIAGILITVFHWKQRELQNEDQRIQREKQREKQRIEIEDQRIQNERETLTQREKRTVESVTSLLRNSSVNVTLDADSAHPRLIVSDDGKQVRYEDKQHEGVKNEDTGHNNKFDTRYCVVGNEGFSSGCFYYEVQVKGADWWCVGVTRESAQRKTLFSLNPQDGYWTVCLRYGQYYAGEKLVGLSLSVNPERIGVFVDYEKGRVSFYDMKSMCHIYSFTDQSFTKELYPVLSLGYESYNSTGPLIICSDLS; encoded by the exons ATGAAGTTCATCTGTGTGATTTTAATCATTATTACTGGAATTACACAATCAG CTGTAGGCAGTGTTCCAGTCATCACTGTAGATGGGTTTGATGGTTCTGGTGGTCTTCGTCTACAGTGTGAATCTAAAGGCTGGAACCCTGAACCTGATCTTGTGTGGCTGAACAGTGAAGGAGTCACTTTAACATCTGAAtctccagacacacacagagatgacACAGATGGATTCAGTGTGAAACACAAGATCACTGTATATAACACTGACACTAAATATCACTGCAGAGTCAGAATGAATCATCACATGATGGAGGCTGAGATCATCCCATCCA GTAAAATGTTTCACTCTTGGAGATCTTCAGTGATTCTGATATCAGTTGCTGTTGTTCTCAGTGTGATCGCTGGAATACTGATCACTGTGTTTCACTGGAAACAGAGAG AACTACAGAATGAAGACCAGAGAAtccagagagagaaacagagagagaaacagagaataGAGATTGAAGACCAGAGAATACAGAATG AGCGTGAGACACttacacagagagagaagaggacTGTAGAAAGTG tgACTTCACTGTTAAGAAACTCTTCAG TGAATGTGACTCTGGATGCTGATTCAGCTCATCCTCGTCTCATTGTGTCTGATGATGGGAAACAAGTGAGATATGAAGACAAACAACATGAAGGAGTGAAGAATGAAGATACAGGACACAATAACAAGTTTGATACACGTTACTGTGTTGTTGGAAATGAAGGATTCTCTTCAGGGTGTTTTTATTATGAGGTTCAGGTGAAGGGGGCAGATTGGTGGTGTGTGGGTGTAACCAGAGAATCTGCTCAGAGGAAGACACTGTTTAGTCTGAATCCTCAGGATGGATACTGGACTGTGTGTTTGAGATATGGACAGTATTATGCTGGTGAGAAACTTGTAGGTCTTTCTCTGAGTGTGAATCCTGAGAGGATCGGGGTGTTTGTGGATTATGAGAAGGGTCGAGTCTCATTTTATGATATGAAGTCCATGTGTCATATTTACTCTTTTACTGATCAATCTTTCACTAAGGAACTATATCCTGTTTTATCTTTGGGTTATGAATCATATAACAGCACTGGTCCACTCATCATCTGTAGTGATCTCTCATGA
- the LOC130426796 gene encoding myelin-oligodendrocyte glycoprotein-like — MKFICVTLLIITGITQSDEYEVIGPSAPVMTVSGEDVILPCSIKPNFSAVNMRVQWIRLDLKDSIVHLYKDHKDINTDQLQSYRGRTQVFKEELEKGNTSLKLSRVQISDEGLYKCFIQSESWSDDITVDLRVEAEQNNIDGDEIFHSLKSSVITVAIVLSLIAAMLIVGVVYKKRGLQMEHQRINEERETLLLREERTESVTSLIKKTFSECDSGC; from the exons ATGAAGTTCATTTGTGTGACTTTACTGATTATTACTGGAATTACACAATCAG ATGAGTACGAGGTGATTGGACCTTCAGCTCCTGTGATGACTGTATCTGGTGAAGATGTGATTCTGCCGTGTTCTATCAAACCCAACTTCAGTGCTGTGAACATGAGAGTCCAGTGGATCAGACTTGATCTGAAAGACTCAATAGTTCATCTGTATAAAGATCATAAAGACATAAACACAGATCAGCTTCAGTCGTACAGAGGAAGAACTCAAGTGTTTAAAGAAGAACTAGAGAAAGGAAACACATCACTCAAACTCTCAAGAGTCCAAATCTCTGATGAAGGACTTTACAAGTGTTTCATTCAGTCTGAATCCTGgagtgatgacatcactgttgATCTCAGAGTTGAAGCTGAGCAAAATAACATTGATGGAG atgaaatatttcactctttGAAGTCTTCAGTGATCACAGTTGCTATTGTGCTCAGTTTGATCGCTGCAATGTTGATCGTTGGAGTCGTCTATAAAAAGAGAG GACTACAGATGGAGCACCAGAGAATAAATGAGG AGCGTGAGACACTTTTGCTGAGAGAGGAGAGGACTGAAAGTG TGACttcattgataaaaaaaacattcag TGAATGTGACTCTGGATGCTGA